The Pedobacter roseus genome contains a region encoding:
- a CDS encoding DUF3857 domain-containing protein: protein MQKNALRFLTLMLCIGVSTLYAQTGQSVKREFKFGKIAPAEFETKASGQDSSASAIKLFDVGDCYFEIGPSSGGFVYVFERHIRYKILNKNGYDLANFKVELYKNSNSAKEDLNYMDAATYNMVDGKMVTSKLNKDAKFTEEFNKNYVIKKFALPNVKEGSIIEFKYKIKSDFIFTLRGWRFQSSVPTLWSEYNVRIPEYLTYKTNMSGYYQVDHPLHQNISASYVPGVNSNAVYDKYCAANIPALKDEPYVTTMDDYNPKIEFELRATNFPGDVYHDYNGSWSKIINELAQDENFGGYINRNGYAKSVLPGILKGEKDTLTAVKLIFNYVKSSLKWNKQYSKYSNETNPKNLFEKKTGSSGDINLALLGLLKEAKIEAYPVLISTRDNGTHPGYPLISAFNNVIAVTQIGNTLYYLDATDKDLPAGMLDYENLSHQGFYMDLKNNDGKWLSTEPNVPSEKIFVYNMVLDKEHKLSGKINQYSKGYAALNLRNKYRTTNNETEFIKGFKKDKTGLEVSAYKIDNLDNLDELLSESMDAVIEDNVEEAGNLVYFTPLLFERTKENLFKLEQRKFPVDFAYPFKESYRITVNFPEDYEIDKLPKGGIFKLPEDNGTFTINYIAEGKTLMVKSSINVNKSFYTPEEYFDLKELFKTVVEKQAEQIVFKKKG, encoded by the coding sequence ATGCAGAAAAATGCTCTCAGATTTCTGACTTTAATGCTATGCATTGGGGTTAGTACCCTCTATGCCCAAACGGGCCAATCCGTAAAAAGAGAATTTAAATTTGGCAAAATTGCTCCGGCAGAATTCGAAACCAAAGCTTCGGGACAAGACTCTTCGGCTTCAGCTATCAAACTGTTTGATGTTGGCGACTGCTATTTTGAAATAGGTCCGTCATCAGGTGGATTTGTTTATGTTTTTGAAAGACATATCCGTTACAAGATTTTAAACAAAAACGGCTATGACCTTGCCAATTTTAAAGTAGAACTTTATAAAAACAGCAATTCGGCAAAAGAAGACCTCAACTACATGGATGCAGCAACCTATAACATGGTTGATGGTAAAATGGTGACCAGCAAACTTAACAAGGATGCCAAATTTACCGAAGAGTTTAACAAAAACTATGTGATTAAAAAGTTTGCACTTCCTAATGTAAAGGAAGGTTCGATCATCGAGTTTAAGTATAAAATTAAATCTGATTTTATTTTTACACTACGCGGTTGGCGCTTTCAGTCGAGTGTTCCTACTCTTTGGTCGGAATATAATGTAAGGATACCAGAATACCTGACTTATAAAACCAACATGAGCGGTTATTATCAGGTTGATCATCCGCTTCACCAAAATATCAGTGCTTCTTATGTACCGGGTGTAAATTCAAACGCAGTATACGATAAATATTGTGCGGCGAATATTCCTGCTTTAAAAGATGAGCCTTATGTAACCACCATGGATGACTATAACCCAAAGATTGAATTTGAATTAAGGGCAACCAACTTTCCCGGGGATGTATATCATGATTATAATGGTTCATGGTCCAAAATCATCAATGAGCTGGCCCAGGATGAAAACTTTGGCGGTTACATTAACCGTAACGGTTATGCAAAATCGGTTCTGCCTGGTATTTTGAAAGGAGAAAAAGATACATTAACAGCCGTTAAACTTATTTTCAACTATGTTAAAAGCAGTTTAAAATGGAATAAGCAATATTCGAAATATTCAAACGAAACAAATCCTAAAAATCTCTTTGAAAAGAAAACAGGATCATCAGGCGATATTAACCTGGCTTTGCTGGGTTTATTGAAAGAGGCAAAAATTGAAGCCTATCCGGTGCTGATCAGTACAAGAGATAATGGCACACACCCCGGTTATCCGTTAATCTCCGCATTTAACAATGTAATCGCTGTTACGCAGATCGGCAATACACTTTATTATCTTGATGCAACAGATAAAGATTTACCGGCCGGAATGTTGGATTACGAAAACCTGAGCCACCAGGGCTTTTATATGGATTTAAAAAACAACGATGGCAAATGGCTTTCTACCGAACCTAATGTACCGAGCGAAAAGATTTTTGTGTATAATATGGTGCTTGATAAAGAGCATAAACTGTCGGGAAAAATTAACCAGTATTCTAAAGGTTATGCGGCTTTAAACCTGCGCAATAAATACAGGACCACCAATAACGAAACCGAGTTTATAAAAGGTTTTAAAAAGGATAAAACGGGCCTTGAGGTTTCCGCTTACAAAATCGACAACCTTGATAACCTAGACGAATTATTGAGCGAAAGTATGGATGCGGTAATTGAAGATAATGTGGAAGAAGCCGGCAACCTGGTGTACTTTACTCCACTCCTTTTCGAAAGAACAAAAGAGAATTTATTTAAACTGGAGCAGCGTAAATTCCCTGTTGATTTTGCCTACCCATTTAAAGAGAGTTACCGCATTACGGTAAACTTCCCTGAAGATTATGAAATTGACAAACTTCCTAAAGGTGGTATTTTCAAGCTTCCCGAAGATAACGGAACCTTTACCATTAACTATATTGCAGAAGGCAAAACCCTGATGGTAAAAAGCAGCATTAACGTAAATAAATCATTTTATACGCCGGAAGAATATTTCGATCTGAAAGAATTATTTAAAACCGTGGTAGAAAAACAGGCCGAGCAGATTGTATTTAAAAAGAAAGGATAA
- a CDS encoding DUF3857 domain-containing protein — protein sequence MRYYLSLALGLTAFNTAFAQTDYDVAKIPESLKKDAVVVIRNEESFFDVKGLGAAKMDYKVAMTILNKAGDQYGEMAEVYDKFSSIYNIKATLYDATGKKIKDYKSSDIKDQSLISDFSIFEDNRLKLLKFVSLNYPYTIEYSYSQDYNGLLSFPSWHDLKGFGVSVEKSAYTIQKAKNYKMRYLTSRNLQTDSVLNGEKIQYKWKSTNVAALADEPLSTGIDNIAAWVKASPNQFEYDGSAGNFDNWKNFGSWLYTLNLGGNKLPETTRLMVQNLIKDAKTPKEKIKILYNHLQQNTRYVSVQLGIGGFRPILAEKVAQVNYGDCKALSNYMKALLNEAGIASNLIVIGNDMPSLNPDYSSMGQANHMILCVPLEKDTTFLECTSQYKPMGFIGYSNSDRNVLMVTENGGKIVHTPVYNAKENYQIRKTKIILAEDGTADSEIRSTYANAQFEENFPMTLMEPVELRKRIIEDSPIPVAALSSYKYLQADKTVPVLTEEINFKTNPILTKGGDKLFLVVNQINRRESVPLKVENRKTYFAVPFSYNDDDEINYILPKGYNVEFIPKDITITSEFGSYSAKFSVKDNMIVYNRTQTMNNKKYPPEKYGEYVDFYKKIYQADKQKAVLAKTL from the coding sequence ATGAGATATTATTTAAGTTTAGCGCTTGGGCTAACAGCCTTTAATACCGCATTTGCACAAACAGATTACGATGTGGCAAAAATTCCGGAAAGCCTGAAAAAAGATGCAGTTGTGGTGATCAGGAATGAAGAATCTTTTTTTGATGTTAAGGGATTGGGAGCTGCAAAAATGGATTATAAAGTAGCGATGACCATTTTGAATAAGGCAGGCGATCAATATGGAGAAATGGCAGAGGTTTATGATAAATTTAGCAGCATCTATAACATCAAAGCAACACTCTACGATGCTACAGGCAAAAAGATAAAGGATTATAAAAGTTCGGATATAAAAGATCAAAGCCTGATCTCTGATTTTTCGATATTTGAAGACAACAGGCTTAAGCTTTTAAAATTTGTAAGTTTAAACTATCCATATACCATCGAATACAGTTATAGCCAGGATTATAACGGCTTGCTTTCTTTTCCTTCGTGGCATGATTTAAAAGGCTTTGGCGTATCGGTAGAAAAATCAGCCTATACTATCCAAAAGGCCAAGAATTATAAAATGAGGTACCTCACGAGTCGTAATTTACAAACAGACTCGGTGCTGAACGGAGAAAAAATACAGTATAAATGGAAAAGTACCAATGTTGCAGCCCTGGCAGATGAACCGCTAAGCACGGGGATAGATAACATTGCGGCATGGGTTAAAGCTTCACCTAATCAATTCGAATATGATGGTTCTGCAGGGAATTTTGATAACTGGAAAAACTTCGGATCATGGTTATATACCCTGAACCTAGGCGGGAACAAACTTCCGGAAACAACCAGATTGATGGTTCAGAATTTAATTAAAGATGCCAAAACGCCGAAAGAGAAAATCAAAATCCTATACAACCATTTACAGCAGAATACCCGTTATGTAAGTGTTCAGCTGGGTATTGGTGGCTTTAGGCCTATTTTAGCCGAAAAAGTGGCACAGGTAAACTACGGTGATTGCAAAGCACTCTCTAATTATATGAAAGCATTGCTGAACGAGGCAGGTATCGCTTCAAACTTAATCGTAATTGGAAATGATATGCCTAGCCTAAACCCTGATTATTCGAGCATGGGACAAGCCAATCACATGATTTTATGTGTGCCACTCGAGAAGGATACTACCTTTTTAGAGTGCACCAGTCAGTACAAACCTATGGGTTTTATTGGTTACAGTAATTCTGACCGAAATGTACTGATGGTTACCGAAAACGGAGGTAAAATTGTACATACCCCTGTTTATAATGCAAAGGAAAACTACCAGATTAGAAAAACCAAGATTATACTGGCCGAAGATGGTACAGCAGATTCCGAAATCAGATCTACTTATGCCAATGCCCAGTTTGAAGAAAATTTTCCAATGACACTGATGGAACCTGTTGAACTGAGGAAAAGAATTATTGAAGATAGTCCTATTCCGGTTGCAGCGCTAAGCAGTTATAAGTATTTGCAGGCAGATAAAACAGTTCCTGTGCTTACAGAAGAGATCAATTTTAAAACCAATCCGATATTAACCAAAGGTGGCGATAAATTATTTCTGGTCGTAAACCAGATCAACCGTCGCGAAAGTGTACCGCTTAAAGTAGAGAACCGAAAAACCTATTTTGCCGTTCCTTTTAGCTATAATGATGATGACGAAATCAATTATATCCTTCCAAAGGGTTATAATGTAGAATTTATCCCTAAAGATATTACCATTACTTCGGAGTTTGGGTCGTACAGCGCTAAATTCAGTGTAAAAGACAATATGATTGTGTATAACCGCACGCAAACCATGAACAATAAAAAGTACCCACCAGAAAAATATGGTGAGTATGTAGATTTTTATAAAAAAATCTATCAGGCCGATAAACAAAAAGCTGTTTTAGCTAAAACCTTATAA
- the ppnP gene encoding pyrimidine/purine nucleoside phosphorylase, which yields MITENQYFDGNVKSLGYETTDGKSTVGIINPGEYTFGTAQKEIMQVIEGELEALLPEATEWQSFKAGNKFEVPANSSFKVKTTVQTAYLCQYR from the coding sequence ATGATTACCGAAAACCAATATTTTGATGGCAATGTAAAATCCTTGGGTTATGAAACCACCGATGGAAAATCGACCGTTGGCATTATTAATCCAGGAGAATATACCTTTGGTACTGCTCAAAAAGAAATTATGCAAGTTATAGAAGGTGAATTAGAAGCCCTACTTCCAGAGGCCACCGAATGGCAAAGTTTTAAAGCGGGCAATAAATTCGAGGTTCCTGCAAATTCATCATTTAAGGTAAAAACGACTGTACAAACGGCATATTTATGCCAGTACAGGTAG
- a CDS encoding M16 family metallopeptidase — protein MLNREQAPDFKQVSTINFIHPEKKALDNGVPVFTIYSGEQDLVRIEFIFENVNWKLEKPLQAIAVSALINNGTNKLTSKEIAEQIDFYGAFFQTEYVQDQSSVTLYTLNKHLKSVLPIVKDVLSESQFPQQELDIYIQNQKQKLQVNLKKNDILARKEFAHALFGDTAYGVNIQAEHYDALKREDLIEYFKAAYAPNNCTIIVSGKFDEASFNLLNDAFGKDWEKSNVVKNSFDFAATAKQTIYTEKPEALQSAIRIGQLAINRKHEDFSGLQILNTVLGGYFGSRLMNNIREDKGYTYGIGSGISSLQQAGYLFISTEVGADVCAAALTEIYKEIDILKNELIGEEELNLVRNYMLGSMLGSLENVFSHADKFKNIYFSGLDYDYYTRYIEKVKTITAEELLALANKYLIKENFTEVVIGKK, from the coding sequence ATGCTTAACAGAGAACAGGCGCCTGATTTTAAGCAGGTATCGACTATAAATTTTATCCATCCAGAAAAAAAAGCACTGGATAATGGTGTTCCCGTTTTTACCATTTATTCTGGCGAACAGGATTTAGTGCGTATCGAATTTATTTTCGAAAATGTAAACTGGAAACTGGAGAAACCATTGCAGGCCATTGCGGTAAGTGCTTTGATCAATAATGGAACGAATAAATTAACCTCTAAGGAGATAGCCGAGCAGATTGATTTTTATGGGGCGTTTTTTCAAACGGAATACGTTCAGGATCAATCATCAGTTACACTTTATACGTTAAACAAACACCTAAAGTCGGTTTTGCCTATAGTGAAAGATGTTTTATCAGAAAGTCAGTTTCCACAGCAGGAACTTGATATTTATATCCAAAACCAGAAACAAAAACTGCAGGTAAACCTAAAGAAAAATGATATTCTTGCGAGAAAAGAGTTTGCGCATGCTTTATTTGGTGATACCGCTTATGGTGTAAATATACAGGCTGAACATTATGACGCGTTAAAACGTGAAGACCTGATCGAATATTTTAAAGCAGCTTATGCACCGAATAACTGCACCATTATTGTTTCCGGAAAGTTTGATGAGGCAAGTTTTAATTTGCTGAATGATGCATTTGGTAAAGATTGGGAAAAGAGTAATGTGGTTAAAAACAGTTTTGATTTCGCTGCAACTGCAAAACAGACTATTTACACCGAAAAACCAGAAGCTTTACAGTCTGCTATCAGGATTGGTCAGCTGGCCATTAACCGCAAACATGAAGATTTTTCGGGACTACAGATCTTAAATACCGTTTTAGGTGGCTATTTTGGTTCGCGTTTAATGAACAATATCCGTGAAGATAAAGGTTATACCTATGGCATTGGCTCGGGCATTTCATCATTGCAGCAAGCTGGTTATCTGTTTATTTCTACCGAGGTAGGTGCTGATGTTTGCGCTGCGGCTTTGACCGAAATTTATAAAGAAATAGACATCTTAAAAAATGAACTGATAGGGGAAGAGGAGTTGAACCTGGTTCGTAATTATATGCTGGGTTCGATGCTGGGGAGTTTAGAAAATGTTTTTTCGCATGCCGATAAATTCAAGAATATTTATTTTTCGGGACTGGATTACGATTATTATACGAGGTATATCGAAAAAGTGAAGACCATTACTGCCGAAGAATTGTTGGCGTTGGCTAATAAATACCTCATTAAAGAGAACTTTACGGAAGTAGTGATTGGGAAGAAATAA
- a CDS encoding M16 family metallopeptidase has product MVDFNRFTLANGLKVLVHEDATTPMAVLNILYDVGARDEDPNKTGFAHLFEHLMFGGSVNIPSYDEPLQRVGGENNAFTSNDITNYYITLPAENIETAFWLESDRMLSLAFSEKSLDTQRNVVSEEFKQRYLNQPYGDVWLKLRPLAYKKHSYRWATIGKELSHIENATMDDVKAFFKKHYTPQNAILVVGGNVKTEDVKKLAEKWFEPIPAGEKYVRDLVQEEPQTEARAETVKANVPLNAIYMAFKMPGRLNQDYYAFDLLSDILSRGQSSRLYNSLLKEQQLFSDINAYISSSLDPGLFIVEGKLVEGVTVEAAEKAIWAELDKIKAEPVSAAELTKVKNKVESVLVFSEMSLLDKAMNLAYYELLGDAALLNQETEEFLKVTAEDIQRISNETFSQNSSSTLYYLTEENA; this is encoded by the coding sequence ATGGTAGATTTTAATCGTTTTACACTGGCCAATGGGTTAAAGGTTTTAGTACATGAAGATGCTACAACCCCAATGGCAGTTTTAAATATTTTATATGATGTGGGCGCCCGTGATGAGGACCCGAACAAAACCGGTTTTGCACATTTATTTGAACATTTAATGTTTGGTGGGTCGGTTAATATTCCTAGTTACGACGAACCTTTGCAGAGGGTAGGAGGCGAAAACAACGCTTTTACGAGTAATGATATTACCAACTATTACATTACGCTACCTGCTGAAAACATCGAAACTGCATTTTGGCTGGAAAGCGACCGGATGTTAAGTTTAGCTTTTTCTGAAAAAAGTTTAGATACGCAAAGGAATGTAGTAAGCGAAGAATTTAAGCAACGTTACCTTAATCAGCCTTATGGCGATGTTTGGTTAAAATTGCGTCCACTGGCTTATAAAAAGCACTCTTACCGTTGGGCAACCATCGGAAAAGAGCTTTCGCACATCGAAAATGCCACTATGGATGATGTAAAAGCATTTTTCAAAAAACACTATACCCCACAAAATGCCATTTTGGTAGTGGGTGGAAATGTGAAAACGGAAGATGTGAAAAAACTGGCCGAAAAATGGTTTGAGCCCATTCCGGCTGGTGAGAAATATGTACGCGATTTGGTTCAGGAAGAGCCACAGACTGAAGCCAGAGCAGAAACTGTAAAGGCAAATGTACCGCTTAACGCCATTTATATGGCTTTTAAAATGCCGGGACGTTTAAATCAGGATTATTACGCTTTTGATTTGTTATCTGATATTTTATCCCGAGGACAATCTTCTCGTTTATACAACAGTTTGTTGAAAGAGCAGCAGCTTTTTAGCGATATCAATGCCTATATATCCAGCAGTTTAGATCCGGGTCTGTTTATTGTAGAAGGTAAACTGGTAGAAGGTGTTACTGTAGAAGCTGCAGAAAAGGCCATCTGGGCAGAACTGGATAAAATTAAAGCAGAACCTGTTTCGGCTGCAGAATTAACTAAGGTAAAAAACAAGGTAGAATCGGTACTTGTTTTTTCTGAAATGAGCCTGTTGGATAAAGCAATGAACCTTGCTTACTATGAGCTATTGGGTGATGCTGCTTTATTGAACCAGGAAACCGAAGAGTTTTTAAAAGTTACAGCAGAAGATATTCAACGTATTTCTAATGAAACTTTCAGTCAAAATTCATCATCAACTTTATACTATTTAACCGAAGAAAATGCTTAA
- a CDS encoding CofH family radical SAM protein: protein MNTADLLHRALHFDFLSLEEGVHLYHHADTASLMFVANELRKIQVPSGKVTWQIDRNVNTTNVCIANCKFCNFFRRPGHDESYITDIETYKVKIEETFRLGGDQLLLQGGHHPDLGLAFYADLFKKLKELYPDLKLHALGPPEIAHVAKLEGMTHTEVLKVLKEAGMDSLPGAGAEILNDRVRRLISKGKCGGQEWLDVMRACHQLDITTSATMMFGHVETIEERFEHLVWIRQVQSEKPADANGFLAFIPWPFQDDGTLLKRLRGISNTVTADEYIRMIALSRIMLPNIKNIQASWLTVGKTTAQLCLHAGANDFGSIMIEENVVSAAGAPHRFTANGIQQSIKAAGFEPQLRGQKYNYRDLPEHLEEQVITY, encoded by the coding sequence ATGAATACAGCCGATTTACTACACAGGGCATTACATTTTGATTTTTTAAGCCTCGAAGAAGGGGTACATTTATACCATCATGCCGATACTGCATCTTTAATGTTTGTAGCGAATGAGTTAAGAAAAATTCAAGTACCCAGTGGCAAAGTAACCTGGCAGATCGATCGTAATGTAAACACCACCAACGTTTGTATTGCAAATTGTAAATTCTGTAATTTCTTTCGCAGGCCTGGTCACGATGAGAGCTATATTACGGATATCGAAACCTATAAGGTAAAAATTGAAGAAACTTTTCGTTTGGGAGGTGATCAATTGTTACTACAAGGCGGCCACCATCCCGATTTGGGTTTGGCCTTTTATGCCGATCTTTTCAAAAAATTAAAAGAATTATATCCTGATTTAAAATTGCATGCTTTAGGTCCGCCGGAAATTGCACACGTAGCCAAGCTGGAAGGCATGACGCACACTGAAGTATTAAAAGTACTTAAAGAAGCGGGAATGGATTCGCTGCCGGGTGCTGGTGCTGAAATTTTAAACGACCGTGTAAGGCGTTTAATTTCTAAAGGTAAATGCGGCGGACAGGAATGGCTTGATGTGATGCGTGCCTGTCACCAATTGGATATCACTACCTCTGCAACCATGATGTTCGGCCATGTTGAAACCATCGAAGAACGTTTTGAGCATTTGGTTTGGATCCGTCAGGTACAAAGCGAAAAACCTGCTGATGCAAATGGATTTTTAGCCTTTATTCCATGGCCTTTCCAGGACGATGGTACTTTATTAAAAAGACTTCGCGGAATCAGCAACACCGTAACTGCCGATGAATACATCCGTATGATTGCCTTGAGCCGCATCATGTTGCCTAATATCAAAAATATCCAGGCCAGCTGGTTAACCGTTGGAAAAACTACCGCACAATTGTGTTTACATGCAGGTGCAAACGATTTTGGATCGATCATGATTGAAGAAAACGTAGTATCGGCCGCTGGTGCACCACACCGTTTTACCGCAAATGGTATCCAGCAATCAATCAAAGCTGCAGGTTTCGAACCACAGTTACGCGGACAGAAATACAACTACAGGGATTTACCGGAGCATTTAGAAGAGCAGGTGATTACGTATTAA
- a CDS encoding ferritin-like domain-containing protein, with translation MNILNILDEIEKVDGEIYERLSPRRSAMKDFFNVGKKISMAALPLALGSMFQKAYGQTNPSTVNDVLNFALALEYLEYNYYNHALTNSTITFPTSASNAAITTIRAHERAHVDLLKSALQITGADGYVDADFDFTAGGAFGDVFSNYQTFLKVALAFEDTGVRAYKGQAPILKGNAVLTTALQIHSVEARHASHIRQMVAASLGVALKPWISYAANGNDTGISAVDAVYAGEQNTMQAGIEINGLGGASQTQAAESFDEFLTGAAVKTIANQFIKTGKKLA, from the coding sequence ATGAATATCTTAAATATATTAGACGAAATAGAAAAAGTGGACGGCGAGATCTATGAAAGATTAAGTCCGCGTAGATCAGCAATGAAAGATTTTTTCAATGTTGGTAAAAAAATATCAATGGCAGCATTACCGCTTGCTTTGGGTTCAATGTTCCAAAAAGCTTATGGACAAACTAACCCTAGTACAGTTAATGATGTATTAAATTTTGCATTAGCATTAGAGTATCTTGAATACAATTATTACAACCACGCTTTAACAAATTCTACCATCACTTTCCCTACTTCAGCTTCAAATGCAGCTATCACTACGATTAGAGCCCATGAAAGAGCTCACGTTGATTTATTAAAAAGTGCATTACAAATTACAGGTGCTGATGGTTATGTAGATGCTGATTTCGATTTTACAGCTGGAGGAGCGTTTGGAGATGTTTTTAGTAATTATCAAACTTTCTTAAAAGTGGCCTTAGCTTTTGAAGATACTGGTGTACGTGCCTATAAAGGACAAGCGCCGATTTTAAAAGGCAATGCAGTTTTAACTACCGCTTTACAGATCCACTCAGTAGAAGCCCGTCACGCATCGCATATCCGTCAAATGGTTGCTGCTTCTCTAGGTGTTGCTTTAAAACCTTGGATCAGTTATGCAGCTAATGGTAACGATACCGGAATTTCAGCAGTTGATGCTGTTTATGCAGGAGAACAAAATACAATGCAGGCTGGTATTGAAATTAATGGATTGGGTGGAGCTTCACAAACTCAGGCAGCAGAAAGTTTCGACGAATTTTTAACTGGTGCAGCTGTTAAAACAATTGCAAACCAATTTATCAAAACCGGTAAAAAATTAGCTTAA
- a CDS encoding ferritin-like domain-containing protein: protein MKNNELETKNELQDERLLNSTVGRRSFLQYAGASAAAIALVAAGCKKDRGYENPTMDGATLDFKTDVGVLNYAYALEQLEAAFYIKVASAPPAAFTAAQKAYFQDVQFHEIAHREFFKKALSTAAIGSLEVDFSSIDFTSASGVLAAAQSFEDLGVAAYNGAGVRITTTDYLVLAGKIVSVEARHAAWVRDQISNGSFADLNSLTALGASNSAGLDGALTPDKVLAIAGKYVKTKINVINL, encoded by the coding sequence ATGAAAAACAATGAACTAGAAACAAAAAATGAACTTCAAGATGAACGTTTATTAAACAGCACTGTGGGCAGAAGATCTTTTCTTCAGTATGCAGGTGCTAGTGCTGCAGCTATTGCATTGGTTGCGGCAGGTTGTAAAAAAGACCGTGGCTACGAAAATCCAACGATGGATGGAGCAACATTAGATTTTAAAACTGATGTAGGTGTATTGAATTATGCTTATGCTTTGGAACAATTAGAAGCTGCATTTTACATTAAAGTTGCTTCTGCACCACCTGCAGCATTTACAGCTGCCCAGAAAGCATATTTTCAAGATGTTCAGTTTCATGAAATTGCACACAGAGAATTCTTTAAAAAAGCATTGAGTACTGCAGCAATCGGCAGTTTAGAGGTTGATTTTTCAAGTATCGATTTTACAAGTGCTTCAGGTGTTTTAGCTGCAGCTCAATCATTTGAAGATTTAGGTGTTGCTGCTTACAATGGTGCTGGTGTACGCATTACTACTACTGATTATCTTGTTTTGGCAGGTAAAATTGTTTCAGTAGAAGCCCGTCACGCTGCATGGGTTAGAGATCAGATTTCTAATGGAAGTTTTGCTGATTTAAATAGCTTAACAGCATTAGGAGCTAGTAATTCAGCAGGATTAGATGGAGCCTTAACACCAGATAAAGTTTTGGCAATCGCTGGAAAATATGTAAAAACCAAAATTAACGTAATCAACCTTTAA
- a CDS encoding LytR/AlgR family response regulator transcription factor, which yields MTTLKAIIVDDEEFARSSLFFLLQQNCAQVEITGIARSVAEAKDILAHHPIDLIFLDIAMPGGNGFDLIPDAQKHNAAVIFTTAYDQYALKAIKANALDYLLKPIDIDELKTAVEKVFQHIKLFKGQNENDERINNLASSLSSRTEIRKLTLPYGQGFKMIDIDDIIYIEADSNYSIVHLNNHDKITVSKVLREFEELLPGDQFVRIHKSSIINLNHLKEYNSKNGLQVFLKNGESINISRRRASDFFEKIKLFTKANSDH from the coding sequence ATGACTACACTAAAAGCCATTATTGTTGATGATGAGGAGTTTGCCCGATCATCATTGTTTTTTTTACTGCAACAGAACTGTGCACAGGTAGAAATTACGGGCATAGCAAGGTCGGTTGCTGAAGCGAAGGATATTTTAGCACATCATCCTATAGACTTAATTTTTCTGGACATTGCCATGCCCGGGGGCAATGGTTTCGACCTGATCCCCGATGCACAAAAACACAATGCAGCTGTTATATTTACCACAGCTTACGATCAGTATGCCCTAAAAGCAATCAAAGCCAATGCACTCGATTATTTGCTGAAACCAATTGATATCGACGAGCTTAAAACAGCTGTAGAAAAGGTTTTTCAGCACATTAAATTGTTTAAAGGTCAGAATGAAAACGATGAAAGAATCAATAATCTTGCCTCTAGTTTAAGTTCAAGAACCGAAATCAGGAAGCTTACCTTACCCTATGGGCAGGGCTTTAAAATGATCGATATTGATGATATTATTTACATCGAGGCAGACAGTAATTATTCTATCGTACACTTAAATAACCACGATAAAATTACCGTTTCGAAAGTTTTAAGGGAGTTTGAAGAACTTTTACCAGGCGATCAGTTTGTAAGGATTCACAAATCGAGTATCATCAACCTCAACCACTTAAAAGAATATAATTCTAAAAACGGACTTCAGGTTTTCCTGAAAAATGGTGAAAGCATCAACATTTCGAGAAGAAGGGCAAGCGATTTTTTTGAAAAAATAAAATTATTTACCAAAGCAAACAGTGATCATTAA